A stretch of Lachancea thermotolerans CBS 6340 chromosome D complete sequence DNA encodes these proteins:
- the SIL1 gene encoding Sil1p (similar to uniprot|Q6B1H9 Saccharomyces cerevisiae YOL031C SIL1 ER-localized protein required for protein translocation into the ER interacts with the ATPase domain of the Kar2p chaperone suggesting some role in modulating its activity homolog of Yarrowia lipolytica SLS1 GrpE-like protein in the ER) — protein MRWLLLAVPALANQLVTLAPEPQLTTSVAPAVSAASLEPSAQAASIFEPKPFWQPILPSQHIPAGLEVRMNLESGLREARLPQEDQDQSYEFSSQFDHARELAHSGDFAATDAALDDLLEFSHDYRYGYKIIGHEFPWLAQLLCDSQTPVSTKKICLSMLAACLRNNPPAVELVHQADPHFVSAVFTEMRALAQLPATSDRAVLAKRYLSVVQALAPESSPQIDQDVLLELCRWGDQHVRMKALDIAALLYRDAQPGGSQALAKRSQDTHDVQKWVDEFSSGIQQEHVDELHIRNFFNSLYNIKQQMGRNVKVSSGFLDWLSKEAAARKESLGSGLHERDPDQLEFDRRLVESRHLVFGNPMAHRAKHFDDEL, from the coding sequence ATGCGCTGGCTCCTTCTCGCAGTCCCAGCGCTCGCCAACCAGCTTGTGACGCTCGCTCCAGAACCACAGCTCACTACCTCTGTCGCACCTGCCGTGTCCGCCGCGTCGCTCGAACCCTCCGCGCAGGCCGCCTCCATCTTCGAGCCCAAGCCCTTCTGGCAGCCCATCCTGCCCTCCCAGCACATCCCCGCGGGCCTCGAGGTGCGCATGAACCTCGAATCAGGCCTCCGTGAGGCAAGGCTCCCGCAGGAGGATCAGGACCAATCCTACGAGTTCTCCTCGCAGTTCGACCACGCCCGCGAACTCGCGCACTCGGGCGACTTCGCCGCCACGGACGCCGCCCTCGACGACCTCCTAGAGTTCTCCCACGACTACCGCTACGGTTACAAGATTATCGGCCACGAGTTCCCGTGGCTCGCACAGCTGCTCTGCGATTCGCAGACGCCTGTATCGACCAAAAAGATCTGCCTCTCCATGCTGGCCGCGTGTCTGCGAAACAACCCGCCTGCTGTCGAGCTCGTGCACCAAGCAGACCCGCACTTCGTGTCTGCTGTGTTCACCGAGATGCGCGCCCTCGCGCAGCTTCCTGCCACGTCCGACCGTGCCGTTCTGGCAAAGCGCTACCTCTCCGTTGTCCAGGCGCTCGCGCCGGAGTCTTCGCCCCAAATCGACCAGGACGTGCTTCTGGAGCTGTGCCGCTGGGGAGACCAACACGTTCGCATGAAAGCGCTCGACATCGCAGCGCTTCTCTACCGCGACGCGCAACCAGGCGGGTCCCAAGCGCTCGCCAAGCGGTCCCAAGACACGCACGATGTGCAAAAGTGGGTTGACGAGTTTTCCTCGGGCATCCAGCAGGAACACGTCGACGAATTGCACATCCgtaatttcttcaacagcctCTACAACATCAAACAGCAGATGGGCAGAAATGTCAAGGTCAGCTCCGGGTTTCTGGACTGGCTCAGCAAAGAGGCTGCGGCCCGCAAAGAGAGCCTGGGATCGGGTCTGCACGAGCGCGACCCCGACCAGCTCGAGTTCGACCGCAGGCTGGTTGAGAGCAGACACCTGG
- the RPS15 gene encoding 40S ribosomal protein uS19 (highly similar to uniprot|Q01855 Saccharomyces cerevisiae YOL040C) has protein sequence MSTAAAPRKRSFKSYSYKGVDLEKMLEMPTEEFVKLAPARVRRRFARGLSSKPAGLMKKLRAAKLAAPENERPAVVKTHLRNMIVVPEMIGSVVGVYNGKVFNQVEVKPEMVGHYLGEFSITYTPVRHGRAGATTSRFIPLR, from the coding sequence ATGTCCACAGCTGCCGCCCCAAGAAAGAGATCGTTCAAGAGCTACTCCTACAAGGGTGTTGACCTGGAGAAGATGTTGGAGATGCCAACCGAGGAGTTCGTCAAGCTCGCTCCTGCCAGAGTTAGAAGAAGATTCGCTCGTGGTTTGTCGTCCAAGCCAGCCggtttgatgaagaagttgagagcCGCCAAGCTTGCCGCTCCAGAGAACGAGAGACCAGCCGTCGTCAAGACCCACTTGAGAAACATGATCGTGGTCCCAGAGATGATCGGCTCCGTGGTCGGCGTGTACAACGGTAAGGTGTTCAACCAGGTCGAGGTCAAGCCCGAGATGGTCGGTCACTACCTGGGCGAGTTCTCCATCACCTACACCCCAGTCAGACACGGTAGAGCCGGTGCCACCACCTCCCGTTTCATCCCATTGAGATAA
- the RPP2A gene encoding ribosomal protein P2 alpha (similar to uniprot|P02400 Saccharomyces cerevisiae YDR382W RPP2B Ribosomal protein P2 beta a component of the ribosomal stalk which is involved in the interaction between translational elongation factors and the ribosome regulates the accumulation of P1 (Rpp1Ap and Rpp1Bp) in the cytoplasm): MKYLAAYLLLNAAGNSAPSAENVKTVLESVGIEVEEDKVSSLVSSLEGKSVEELVAEGNEKLSAVPAASGSGAPAAGAAAGGEAAEEDAPEEAAEESDDDMGFGLFD; encoded by the coding sequence ATGAAGTATTTGGCTGCCTACCTGTTGTTGAACGCCGCCGGCAACTCTGCGCCAAGCGCGGAGAACGTCAAGACCGTTTTGGAATCGGTCGGGATCGAGGTCGAGGAGGACAAGGTCTCCTCGCTGGTCAGCTCCTTGGAGGGCAAGTCCGTGGAGGAATTGGTCGCCGAGGGTAACGAGAAGTTGTCCGCCGTGCCAGCTGCTTCCGGCAGCGGTGCCCCAGCCGCCGGCGCTGCCGCCGGCGGTGAGGCCGCCGAGGAGGACGCGCCTGAAGAGGCTGCGGAGGAGTCCGACGACGACATGGGATTCGGCCTGTTCGACTAA
- the CYS3 gene encoding cystathionine gamma-lyase CYS3 (highly similar to uniprot|P31373 Saccharomyces cerevisiae YAL012W CYS3 Cystathionine gamma-lyase catalyzes one of the two reactions involved in the transsulfuration pathway that yields cysteine from homocysteine with the intermediary formation of cystathionine) translates to MTVLPSDKFATLAIHAGAHTDVHGSVIEPISLSTTFKQSAPAQPIGAYEYSRSQNPNRANLEAAVAALERAQFGLAFSSGSATTAVVLQSLPTDSHAISIGDVYGGTHRYFTQVAHAHGVQTSFTNDLERDLPQLVRPNTRLVWLESPTNPTLKVTDIRRVADAAHAANPDILVVVDNTFLSPYISNPLTHGADIVVHSATKYINGHSDVVLGVLATNNEPLYERLRFLQNAIGAVPSPFDSWLTHRGLKTLHLRVRAAAQSAQRIAKFLEASDRVEHVNYPGLSSHPAYAVVQKQHRDALGGGMISFRIKGGAGAAARFTSTTRLFTLAESLGGIESLVEVPAVMTHGGIPREQREASGVFDNLIRLSVGIEDIDDLLEDVRQALEKAGAQ, encoded by the coding sequence ATGACCGTTCTTCCCTCCGATAAGTTCGCGACGCTCGCGATCCACGCCGGCGCGCACACCGATGTGCACGGGTCCGTGATCGAGCCCATCTCGCTGTCCACCACATTCAAGCAGAgcgcgcccgcgcagcCCATCGGCGCGTACGAGTACTCGCGCTCGCAGAACCCCAACCGTGCCAACCTCGAGGCCGCCGTCGCCGCGCTCGAGCGCGCGCAGTTCGGGCTCGCCTTCTCGTCCGGTTCCGCGACCACTGCCGTGGTGCTGCAGTCGCTGCCCACCGACTCGCACGCGATCTCCATCGGCGACGTCTACGGTGGCACCCACCGCTACTTCACGCAGGTGGCGCACGCGCACGGCGTGCAGACCTCGTTCACCAACGACCTGGAGCGCGACCTGCCCCAGCTGGTGCGCCCCAACACCCGCCTGGTGTGGCTCGAGTCGCCCACCAACCCTACCCTCAAGGTCACCGACATCCGCCGCGTCGCGGACGCCGCGCACGCGGCCAACCCGGACATTCTGGTCGTCGTCGACAACACCTTCCTGTCGCCTTACATCTCTAACCCACTGACCCACGGCGCGGACATCGTCGTGCACTCCGCGACCAAGTACATCAACGGCCACTCGGACGTCGTCCTGGGTGTGCTCGCCACCAACAACGAGCCTCTCTACGAGCGCCTGCGCTTCCTGCAGAACGCCATCGGCGCCGTGCCTTCGCCTTTTGACAGCTGGCTGACGCACCGTGGGCTCAAGACCCTGCACCTGCGTGtgcgcgccgccgcgcaGTCCGCGCAGCGCATCGCCAAGTTCCTCGAGGCCAGCGACCGCGTCGAGCACGTCAACTACCCCGGCTTGTCCTCGCACCCTGCCTACGCCGTGGTCCAGAAGCAGCACCGCGACGCGCTGGGTGGCGGTATGATCTCGTTCCGCATCAAGGGCGGTGCTGGGGCCGCCGCGCGCTTCACGTCCACGACACGCCTGTTCACGCTGGCGGAGTCGCTGGGCGGGATCGAGTCGCTGGTCGAGGTCCCCGCGGTGATGACGCACGGTGGTATCCCACGCGAGCAGCGTGAGGCTAGCGGTGTGTTCGACAACTTGATCAGACTGTCTGTGGGTATCGAGGACATCGACGATCTACTGGAGGACGTGCGCCAGGCGCTGGAGAAGGCTGGCGCTCAGTGA